TGCCTCGCCGCCGCACCGGGGTGTGCGCCAAGCACCAGCGTAGGCTTGCCACCACCATCAAGCGCGCGCGGGTTCTCGCGATTATCCCCATCACCGAAAAGCTGGTCCGCAAATGAACCTGATCCTGCTCGAGCCCGTCGACAACTTGGGCGACGCCGGCGAAATGGTCAAGGTGCGGCCGGGCTATGCCCGCAACTTTTTGATTCCGCAGGGCCTGGGGCTGCCCGCCACCAAGGCCAACCAGCGCGAGCTCGAGGCCAGGCTGTCGCAGCGCGCCAAGCTCCTCTCCGAGCGCAAGGCCGACGCCGAGCGCCTGCGTGAGATGCTCGAGGGGGCCAAGGTCGAGATGAGGACGCGTGCCGGCGAGGGCCGCATCTACGGCTCGATCGGCACGCGCGACATCGCCGAGGCCATCGAGGCCCAGTACGGTACCCAGATCGACCGCCGCAAGATCAATCTCGACAATCCCATCAAGGAACTCGGCGACTACACCGTCACCTACAAGCCCCACCCCGAGGTGCCCATCGAGGTCACCGTGTCGGTGGTGGCCGACGAAGAAGCCTAGCGCGGGCCAGACTCGCATAAAAAAGGACGGCCTCAGCCGTCCTTTTTTATGGGTATAGTTTTTATGGGTATAGAAGGTGCGCCGAACCTCAAAACTCTTCGTCGTCTAGCTCTTCGTCGTCTAGCTCTTCGTCGTCGAGCTCTTCGTCGTCGAAGTCCTCGTCGTCTAGCTCGCCGAAGTCCTCGAGGTCGGCGCTGTCCTCGTCGAGGTCGTCGAGGTCATCCCCATCCGTTCCGCCCAGCTCATCCAAGATGCTGTTCTCGTGCTCGTAGGCGTCACCCGGCCTCTCCCCTTCCAGGATGGGCCTGCTCGGGTCGCGCCCCTGTTCGCCGCCGCGGTTGTCGGACACGGTCTACCTCCTTGGCCAAGACTCTAGCGGCTGCCCGGTTACCAAATCCTGAGCCGCCCGTGCGGGCTTGAAGCTCAGGACCTGACGCGCTCGACCCGGATCAGGTTGGTCGTGCCGCGCACGCCGAAGGGCACGCCGGCGGTGATCACGTAGCGGTCGCCCAGGGCGGCGATGCCGGACTCGTGGATGCAGCGGTTGGCGACCTCGACCATCTCGTCGGTGTTGTGGATCTCGTGCCCCAGCATGGGAAAGACGCCCCAGGCGACGCTCATCTGGCGAAAGGCGCGCTCGTTGGGGGTGATGGCCAAGATCGGCACGGCCGGACGGTTGCGCGACACCCTGAGGGCGGTCACGCCCGACGAGGTGAAGGAGACGATCACCTTGGCGTTCAGGGTGTAGGCCATCTGGCAGGACGCCAAGGAGACCGAATCGGCGATGGTGTTCTCGGGCTTGGGATAGCTGTCGCGCATGTTGCGCTGGTACT
This region of Deinococcota bacterium genomic DNA includes:
- the rplI gene encoding 50S ribosomal protein L9, which gives rise to MNLILLEPVDNLGDAGEMVKVRPGYARNFLIPQGLGLPATKANQRELEARLSQRAKLLSERKADAERLREMLEGAKVEMRTRAGEGRIYGSIGTRDIAEAIEAQYGTQIDRRKINLDNPIKELGDYTVTYKPHPEVPIEVTVSVVADEEA